A genomic stretch from Oleomonas cavernae includes:
- a CDS encoding 2Fe-2S iron-sulfur cluster-binding protein, whose translation MPFAIIVRNLRLATGLILIVFVATHLITLALGLDSLAAMEAWRATLMGPWSSLPGTALLLFAAVTHAGLGLYSIARRRSLALSRSDLVQMILGLLTPPLLLAHVLLTRLSLGLAPDIEISYGLMLVIYWRLAPDYAIQQLLVVVLVWVHGAIGLYGWMVLKPAWTRLGRVVLPLLFAVPILALLGFVEAGKAALARFAGDEAFHGAVTANVVRLAAVKPQLDTVQAQVLTVYWAIALAVFALVGWRVFRSRFRTLHVTYDDGRVARGRRGLTVLEVSRLAAVPHAHVCAGRGRCGTCRITLDQGTLSPPGAIEAHALALLHAGAGVRLACQARLRDGDVAVTRLLPAYVGAEAARAPEDWAPRGAAEPVQ comes from the coding sequence ATGCCTTTCGCCATCATCGTCCGGAATCTGCGGCTCGCCACCGGACTGATCCTGATCGTCTTCGTGGCCACCCATCTGATCACCCTCGCCCTGGGTCTCGACTCGCTGGCCGCCATGGAGGCCTGGCGTGCCACCCTGATGGGCCCCTGGTCCAGCCTGCCGGGCACCGCCCTGCTGCTGTTTGCCGCCGTCACCCATGCCGGCCTGGGCCTCTATTCGATCGCCCGCCGGCGCAGCCTGGCGCTCAGCCGCAGCGACCTGGTGCAGATGATCCTGGGCCTGCTGACCCCGCCCCTGCTGCTGGCCCACGTCCTGTTGACGCGGCTCAGCCTGGGCCTGGCGCCCGACATCGAGATCAGCTACGGCCTGATGCTGGTGATCTATTGGCGCCTCGCCCCCGACTATGCCATCCAGCAATTGCTGGTGGTGGTGCTGGTCTGGGTCCACGGCGCGATCGGCCTCTATGGCTGGATGGTGCTGAAACCCGCCTGGACGCGGCTGGGCCGGGTGGTGCTGCCGCTGCTCTTCGCGGTGCCGATCCTGGCCCTGCTGGGCTTCGTCGAGGCGGGCAAGGCCGCCCTGGCCCGCTTTGCCGGGGATGAGGCATTCCACGGCGCGGTCACCGCCAACGTGGTCCGGCTGGCGGCGGTGAAGCCGCAGCTCGATACCGTCCAGGCCCAGGTCCTGACCGTCTACTGGGCGATCGCCCTGGCGGTCTTCGCCCTGGTCGGCTGGCGCGTCTTCCGCAGCCGCTTCCGCACCCTGCACGTCACCTATGACGACGGCCGCGTGGCCAGGGGCCGGCGCGGCCTGACCGTGCTGGAGGTCAGCCGCCTGGCCGCCGTGCCCCATGCCCATGTCTGCGCCGGACGCGGCCGCTGCGGCACCTGTCGCATTACGCTCGACCAGGGCACGCTGTCGCCGCCGGGCGCGATCGAGGCGCACGCGCTGGCCCTGCTGCACGCCGGCGCCGGCGTGCGCCTGGCCTGCCAGGCGCGGCTGCGGGACGGCGATGTCGCGGTGACCCGCCTGCTCCCGGCCTATGTCGGGGCCGAGGCCGCCCGCGCGCCCGAAGACTGGGCGCCGCGCGGCGCGGCGGAACCCGTCCAATGA
- a CDS encoding calcium-binding protein: MSNLSVRTQLDMNAWALSLIFGEAEPGTATKLRIRIDADDYVDLIGTGFTYDIDGTPTGGTVKSMTSVVDGLVQFVLNQFSVPVVDIIATIEAFDANAFLGLFFGGNDRITGDDLDDVLYGFGGSDSMTGGLGNDALFGGDGNDKFYLQDGGIHDTASGGLGNDTYYIDGVDSITEADGEGTDTANIKGDFLLDEGNSIENMNAVGNVDGDITGNQARNNIKGDASDNVLSGAGDRDTIAGGSGIDTINGGDEYDRLFGDGGNDSIFGDDGTDRIEGGTGNDLLYGGGDDNDRDTFIFTVSDVSFGRDTIVDWEDVTDRIQIEGYASFAAAVADGMTISEDAGGNAIIKFTTPISTITLSGIDQSQVTSADFVFIA; encoded by the coding sequence ATGTCCAATCTGAGCGTTCGTACCCAACTCGATATGAATGCCTGGGCGCTCTCGCTGATCTTCGGCGAGGCCGAGCCGGGCACGGCGACCAAGCTGCGCATCCGCATCGATGCCGACGATTATGTCGACCTGATCGGCACCGGCTTCACCTATGACATCGATGGCACGCCGACCGGCGGCACGGTCAAATCGATGACCTCGGTGGTCGACGGCCTCGTCCAGTTCGTCCTGAACCAGTTCAGCGTGCCGGTGGTCGACATCATCGCCACGATCGAAGCCTTCGACGCGAATGCCTTCCTCGGCCTGTTCTTCGGCGGCAACGACCGCATCACCGGCGATGACCTCGACGATGTCCTCTACGGCTTTGGCGGTTCGGATTCCATGACCGGCGGCCTGGGCAACGACGCGCTCTTCGGCGGTGACGGCAACGACAAGTTCTATCTGCAGGACGGGGGTATTCACGATACCGCGTCCGGCGGCCTGGGCAACGACACCTACTACATCGATGGCGTCGACAGCATCACCGAGGCCGACGGCGAGGGCACGGACACCGCCAACATCAAGGGCGACTTCCTGCTCGACGAAGGCAATTCGATCGAGAACATGAACGCGGTGGGCAATGTCGATGGCGACATCACCGGCAACCAAGCGCGTAACAATATCAAGGGCGATGCCAGCGACAACGTCCTGTCCGGTGCGGGCGACCGCGATACCATCGCCGGCGGCAGCGGCATCGACACGATCAACGGCGGCGACGAATACGACCGCCTGTTCGGCGACGGCGGCAACGACAGCATCTTCGGCGACGACGGCACCGATCGTATCGAAGGCGGTACCGGCAACGACCTGCTCTATGGCGGCGGCGACGACAACGATCGCGATACCTTCATCTTCACGGTGTCGGATGTCAGCTTCGGCCGCGACACCATCGTCGACTGGGAGGATGTAACCGACCGGATCCAGATCGAGGGTTATGCCTCGTTCGCCGCGGCGGTTGCCGACGGCATGACGATTTCCGAGGATGCGGGCGGCAACGCCATCATCAAGTTCACCACGCCGATCTCGACCATCACCTTGAGCGGGATCGATCAATCCCAGGTCACCTCGGCCGACTTCGTCTTCATCGCCTGA
- a CDS encoding DUF429 domain-containing protein, with amino-acid sequence MFERLVHSDWSVDARKRWCASARRAAGHWRVSCPRRVPPLEQFVDELFDGRVLAGFDFPIGLPAAYGARTGFESFREALNAFGSGPWHQFFEVADDPAQISLHRPFYPRRSTTGAKQPHLLAAHGVAALDALHRRCERATAERRAASTLFWTLGGNQVGKAALTGWRGVIRPALARGARLWPFDGTLAALAATGGCVLCETYPGEAYGHVGARFRSGESKRRQADRRAKAEAIIAWTGRHGVIFEAAARAAILDGFGPSNSGEDPFDALIGLLGMIEVVEGRRTPGPEQDDEIRRWEGWILGQQL; translated from the coding sequence ATGTTCGAGCGCCTGGTCCATTCGGATTGGAGCGTCGATGCGCGCAAGCGCTGGTGCGCGTCGGCGCGCCGGGCCGCGGGGCACTGGCGCGTTTCATGCCCGCGGCGGGTGCCGCCGCTCGAACAATTCGTCGATGAACTGTTCGATGGCCGCGTGCTGGCGGGCTTCGATTTCCCGATCGGCCTGCCGGCCGCCTACGGCGCCCGCACCGGATTCGAGAGTTTTCGCGAAGCATTGAATGCTTTTGGTTCAGGGCCTTGGCATCAGTTCTTTGAGGTAGCGGATGATCCTGCCCAGATCAGCCTGCACCGGCCCTTCTACCCCCGGCGTTCCACCACCGGTGCCAAACAGCCCCACCTGCTGGCGGCACACGGTGTCGCAGCACTCGACGCCCTGCATCGGCGCTGCGAACGCGCGACGGCCGAGCGCCGCGCCGCCAGCACCCTGTTCTGGACGTTGGGCGGCAACCAGGTCGGCAAGGCGGCGCTGACCGGCTGGCGCGGCGTGATCCGCCCCGCACTGGCCCGGGGGGCCCGGCTGTGGCCGTTCGACGGCACCCTGGCGGCCCTGGCTGCGACCGGCGGCTGCGTCCTGTGCGAGACCTATCCGGGCGAGGCTTACGGACACGTCGGCGCCCGCTTTCGCTCGGGCGAGAGCAAGCGCCGGCAGGCCGATCGCCGGGCCAAGGCGGAAGCGATCATTGCCTGGACAGGCCGCCACGGTGTGATCTTCGAGGCTGCGGCACGGGCCGCGATCCTCGACGGCTTCGGCCCCTCCAACTCGGGCGAGGATCCGTTCGACGCCCTGATCGGCCTGCTCGGCATGATCGAGGTGGTCGAGGGCCGGCGCACGCCGGGGCCGGAGCAGGACGATGAGATCAGGCGCTGGGAGGGCTGGATCCTGGGGCAGCAACTCTGA
- a CDS encoding type II toxin-antitoxin system HicA family toxin yields the protein MNASELRRLLSKNGCTFEAHKGGSGHVTVRRGDRTSQLPMHGSNKELGTGLVNKILKDLGLK from the coding sequence ATGAATGCCAGCGAACTCAGACGTCTTCTCTCAAAGAACGGCTGCACCTTCGAGGCCCACAAGGGCGGCAGCGGCCACGTGACGGTTCGTCGTGGCGATCGCACGTCGCAATTGCCGATGCATGGCTCCAACAAAGAACTCGGCACCGGCCTTGTGAACAAGATCCTCAAGGATCTGGGATTGAAATGA